From one Streptomyces sp. ICC1 genomic stretch:
- a CDS encoding YceI family protein, producing the protein MFSRRRGTGTATSASPRTSATLTLPHTARLLSCRVLDTVHQPVRQAKFEVTDPIGRRIVSGETDPYGGFTVAVPAGEYRLSVTAEGFASFHGATLVGDSAQPGTGEIVLDAVEPPLLPQPGHWELDPAHSSIAFSARHIGFARINGRFNTFAGAVRIADRMEDSSMHVIIDAASIDTGLRMRDDHLRSADFLDAARHPTVEFYSERFIHRSGSRWSVAGALTLHGVSRSVTLDAQYLGLGTGLEGEPRSACRATTELHREDFTLNWQSMLAHGIAAIGSSVEVALDAQIVHKA; encoded by the coding sequence ATGTTCAGTCGCAGACGGGGGACGGGGACGGCCACGAGCGCCAGTCCCCGGACCTCCGCGACACTGACGCTTCCTCATACGGCGCGGCTGCTCAGCTGCCGGGTCCTCGACACGGTCCACCAGCCCGTCCGGCAGGCCAAGTTCGAGGTGACCGACCCGATCGGCCGGCGGATCGTCAGCGGGGAGACCGACCCGTACGGAGGGTTCACGGTGGCCGTGCCGGCGGGCGAGTACCGGCTTTCCGTCACGGCCGAGGGCTTCGCGTCCTTCCACGGTGCGACGCTGGTGGGGGACTCGGCGCAGCCCGGCACGGGGGAGATCGTCCTCGACGCGGTGGAGCCGCCGCTGCTGCCGCAGCCCGGCCACTGGGAGCTCGACCCGGCGCACTCGTCGATCGCGTTCTCGGCCCGGCACATCGGCTTCGCCCGGATCAACGGCCGGTTCAACACCTTCGCCGGCGCGGTGCGGATAGCCGACCGGATGGAGGACTCCTCCATGCACGTGATCATCGACGCGGCGAGCATCGACACGGGACTGCGGATGCGGGACGACCACCTGCGCTCCGCGGACTTCCTGGACGCTGCCCGCCACCCGACGGTGGAGTTCTACAGCGAGCGGTTCATCCACCGCAGCGGCAGCCGGTGGTCCGTGGCCGGCGCCCTCACCCTGCACGGGGTCAGCCGCTCCGTGACCCTGGACGCCCAGTACCTGGGCCTGGGCACGGGCTTGGAGGGCGAGCCCCGGTCGGCGTGCCGGGCCACCACCGAGCTGCACCGCGAGGACTTCACGCTGAACTGGCAGTCGATGCTGGCGCACGGGATCGCGGCGATCGGATCGAGCGTGGAAGTGGCGCTGGACGCCCAGATCGTGCACAAGGCCTGA
- a CDS encoding FtsX-like permease family protein gives MLGFVMRRLRGRLPLAAAVLLTVLITTTVLTALFAFTRGVGEAGLRQALQGPGHARSTVLITAGHATADRGKDDEAVRGFARELFGPLPAAAEVVARSRSYGLPGAPAVPGQDAAAPGKNADLTLLAAFDQRRVKLLAGAWPRPVAGPVAAPGSRVPVAVPKAALARLGLAEGALPADVRLDDRYGGSPLTVTVTGVYQAADPEAPYWRLDPLGARGLQVAGFATYGPLLVDDSAFTAGGLTQDSRAVLLTPDFSTVDAASAEAVRARAAKAAEALQRTVGLRVESELPVLLGEARSGLTVARSTLLVGALQLAVLAGAALLLVSHLLTERQEAERALLTARGASRGRLGLLTAVQSLLLALPAAVLAPLLTPPLLRLLGRHGSLAHVPFDVSPGLALWPVAAGCALGCVALTTLPVVLRGAAAAALHRTGRRQALVAGAARSGADLALVALAVLAYEQLARYGGGNGPDPAARSPISQSEGLFGVDPVLVAAPTLALCAGTLLVLRLLPFAARLGARIAARGRGLGPALVGWQLARRPGRATGPVLLLVLAVSSGVLALGQHTAWSESQRDQAGFATAGGLRITGSDLPPMGRGGRFAALPGGERVLPVVRTDQDLPGGRTGQVLALDAAAVAERVPLRADLRDGRTMRELFAPLALAPGTTGTTGTTGTPGTQAEAGIPLPGRLQRIDLTVTVRSAGAGGRPSLGLLLRDRFGLTYRIPMVQLPEDGDATVSVDVGAQFGAPLGSAAAPLSVAGLVFSYDREGPLPGSGPEAGPDGDPGSPDDLAKVHNELTLRGLAVSDTRDGAAAPVATAAPAWTLTAPPLRTGAPSAELAPGDGAAPGGPALLRLRYRDGSAEIGGAQVSLAAGPAPAAEVPGIATGNYLSAVGAKVGDLVPVPLGGATVPVRITASVGSLPVVGDTALAVDLATAGRVLAAAGGRELPLPAEWWLPARSDADPDPARAAAELRSGASTQQVRLREDVAAALLDDPLSAGPQGALAALAVACAVLAAIGFAASATAAARERARESSVLLALGARRRDLARTATAESCVLVGIGTAVGLGLGVVIVHLVVPLVVLTPAAGRPVPEVLVDLPAARTLLLAAAIAAVPLLSAVFGGRRGRTASNTADRLRNVEEI, from the coding sequence ATGCTCGGCTTCGTCATGCGCCGGCTGCGCGGGCGATTGCCGCTCGCCGCCGCCGTGTTGCTGACCGTCCTGATCACCACGACGGTGCTCACCGCGCTCTTCGCCTTCACCCGCGGCGTGGGCGAGGCCGGCCTGCGCCAGGCCCTCCAGGGCCCCGGCCATGCGCGCAGCACCGTACTGATCACCGCGGGCCACGCGACGGCCGACCGCGGCAAGGACGACGAAGCGGTACGGGGCTTCGCGCGCGAGCTGTTCGGCCCGCTGCCGGCCGCCGCCGAGGTTGTGGCGCGCAGCCGCTCGTACGGGCTGCCCGGTGCGCCGGCCGTCCCGGGCCAGGACGCCGCCGCCCCGGGCAAGAACGCCGACCTGACGCTGCTGGCCGCCTTCGACCAGCGGCGCGTGAAACTGCTCGCGGGCGCCTGGCCGCGGCCCGTCGCCGGACCGGTGGCCGCGCCGGGTTCCCGGGTCCCCGTGGCCGTGCCGAAGGCGGCGCTGGCCCGGCTGGGGCTGGCCGAGGGCGCGCTGCCCGCCGACGTGCGCCTCGACGACCGGTACGGCGGCTCCCCGCTGACCGTGACGGTGACCGGCGTCTACCAGGCCGCCGACCCGGAGGCCCCGTACTGGCGGCTCGATCCGCTCGGTGCCCGCGGACTGCAGGTCGCCGGCTTCGCCACCTACGGCCCGCTGCTGGTGGACGACTCCGCCTTCACCGCGGGCGGGCTGACCCAGGACAGCCGGGCGGTCCTGCTCACTCCCGACTTCTCCACCGTCGACGCCGCCTCGGCCGAGGCGGTGCGGGCGCGGGCGGCCAAGGCCGCCGAAGCCCTTCAGCGCACCGTCGGCCTCCGGGTCGAGAGCGAGCTCCCGGTGCTGCTCGGCGAGGCGCGCTCCGGTCTGACCGTCGCCCGATCCACCCTGCTGGTCGGCGCCCTGCAGCTCGCGGTCCTGGCCGGGGCCGCGCTGCTGCTCGTCTCCCACCTGCTGACGGAGCGCCAGGAGGCCGAGCGGGCCCTGCTCACCGCGCGCGGCGCCTCCCGCGGCCGGCTCGGCCTGCTCACCGCGGTCCAGTCGCTGCTGCTCGCGCTGCCCGCCGCCGTGCTCGCGCCCCTGCTGACCCCGCCGCTGCTGCGCCTGCTCGGCCGTCACGGCTCGCTGGCGCACGTGCCCTTCGACGTCTCGCCGGGCCTGGCGCTCTGGCCCGTCGCGGCGGGCTGCGCCCTCGGGTGCGTGGCGCTGACCACCCTGCCCGTCGTACTGCGCGGCGCGGCCGCCGCCGCCCTGCACCGCACCGGCCGCCGGCAGGCCCTCGTCGCCGGGGCGGCCCGCTCCGGCGCGGACCTGGCCCTGGTGGCGCTGGCCGTGCTCGCCTACGAGCAGCTCGCCAGGTACGGCGGCGGCAACGGCCCCGATCCGGCCGCGCGGTCCCCGATCAGCCAGTCCGAGGGCCTGTTCGGCGTGGACCCGGTGCTGGTCGCCGCGCCGACGCTCGCGCTGTGCGCGGGCACCCTGCTGGTCCTTCGGCTGCTGCCGTTCGCGGCGCGGCTCGGCGCCCGGATCGCCGCCCGGGGCCGGGGTCTGGGTCCGGCGCTGGTCGGCTGGCAGCTCGCCCGCCGGCCCGGGCGCGCCACCGGGCCGGTGCTGCTGCTCGTCCTCGCCGTCTCCAGCGGGGTCCTCGCCCTCGGCCAGCACACCGCGTGGTCCGAGTCCCAGCGCGACCAGGCCGGCTTCGCCACCGCCGGGGGCCTTCGGATCACCGGCAGCGACCTGCCCCCGATGGGCCGGGGCGGCCGGTTCGCGGCGCTGCCCGGCGGTGAGCGGGTGCTGCCGGTGGTCCGTACGGACCAGGACCTGCCGGGCGGCCGGACCGGTCAGGTGCTGGCCCTGGACGCGGCGGCGGTCGCCGAACGGGTGCCGCTGCGGGCCGACCTGCGCGACGGACGCACGATGCGGGAGCTGTTCGCCCCACTGGCGCTCGCTCCGGGAACCACGGGAACCACGGGAACCACAGGAACCCCGGGAACCCAGGCCGAGGCCGGCATCCCCCTGCCCGGCCGGCTCCAGCGCATCGACCTGACCGTCACCGTCCGCTCCGCCGGCGCAGGCGGCCGCCCCAGCCTGGGCCTGCTCCTGCGCGACCGGTTCGGCCTCACCTACCGCATCCCGATGGTCCAGCTCCCCGAGGACGGCGACGCCACCGTGTCGGTGGACGTCGGCGCCCAGTTCGGGGCGCCGCTCGGGTCGGCCGCGGCGCCGCTGAGCGTGGCCGGGCTGGTGTTCTCGTACGACCGGGAGGGCCCGCTGCCCGGCTCCGGCCCCGAAGCGGGACCCGACGGCGACCCCGGCAGCCCGGACGACCTGGCGAAGGTCCACAACGAGCTGACCCTGCGGGGCCTCGCGGTCTCCGATACCCGGGACGGCGCGGCCGCCCCGGTCGCCACCGCCGCTCCCGCCTGGACGTTGACGGCGCCGCCGCTCAGGACCGGCGCCCCGTCGGCCGAGCTGGCCCCCGGCGACGGCGCGGCGCCGGGCGGCCCGGCCCTGCTCCGGCTGCGCTACCGCGACGGCTCCGCCGAGATCGGCGGCGCGCAGGTCTCCCTGGCGGCGGGCCCCGCCCCGGCCGCCGAGGTCCCCGGGATCGCCACGGGGAACTACCTGTCCGCGGTCGGCGCGAAGGTCGGCGACCTGGTGCCCGTACCGCTGGGCGGCGCCACCGTTCCCGTGCGGATCACCGCTTCGGTCGGCTCGCTGCCCGTCGTGGGCGACACCGCGCTCGCCGTCGACCTGGCCACCGCCGGCCGGGTGCTCGCCGCGGCCGGCGGCCGGGAACTGCCGCTGCCCGCCGAGTGGTGGCTGCCGGCCCGCTCCGACGCGGACCCCGACCCGGCCCGCGCCGCCGCCGAACTGCGCTCCGGCGCCAGCACCCAGCAGGTGCGGCTGCGCGAGGACGTGGCCGCGGCGCTGCTCGACGATCCGCTCAGCGCGGGCCCGCAGGGGGCGCTCGCCGCGCTCGCGGTGGCCTGCGCGGTACTGGCGGCGATCGGCTTCGCGGCCTCCGCCACGGCGGCCGCCCGCGAGCGGGCCCGGGAGTCCTCGGTCCTGCTGGCACTGGGGGCCCGGCGCCGGGACCTGGCGCGCACGGCCACGGCCGAGAGCTGCGTCCTGGTCGGCATCGGCACCGCCGTCGGGCTGGGGCTGGGCGTCGTCATCGTCCATCTGGTGGTGCCGCTGGTGGTGTTGACGCCGGCCGCGGGCCGCCCGGTCCCCGAGGTCCTGGTGGACCTGCCCGCGGCGCGCACGCTGCTGCTGGCCGCCGCCATCGCCGCGGTACCCCTGCTGTCGGCCGTCTTCGGCGGCCGGCGCGGGCGGACCGCATCGAACACAGCCGACCGGCTGCGGAACGTGGAGGAGATATGA
- a CDS encoding TetR family transcriptional regulator, giving the protein MDTAVAVVDAEGLDALSMQRVAGELGCTAMALYRHVPGRGQLVAAMVDTATGRPPAASGAGWRAEVEAWVDALWSTYARHPRMVRVATVSAPVGPNELAWFEALLSPLARPGADRGELIALATFISGAVRDLARPATELDPDAAAAYGRVLAERHRGGRARRRDHTPPR; this is encoded by the coding sequence ATCGACACGGCCGTCGCGGTCGTGGACGCGGAGGGGCTGGACGCCCTGTCCATGCAGCGGGTCGCCGGCGAACTCGGCTGCACCGCGATGGCCCTGTACCGGCACGTCCCCGGGCGCGGACAGCTCGTGGCGGCCATGGTGGACACCGCCACGGGCCGGCCGCCCGCAGCATCCGGGGCGGGGTGGCGGGCCGAGGTCGAAGCCTGGGTCGACGCGCTCTGGTCGACGTACGCCCGCCATCCCCGGATGGTGCGGGTCGCGACGGTCAGCGCCCCGGTCGGACCGAACGAACTCGCCTGGTTCGAGGCCCTGCTGAGCCCGCTCGCCCGCCCGGGGGCGGACCGCGGGGAGCTGATCGCGCTCGCCACCTTCATCTCGGGCGCCGTGCGCGACCTGGCCCGGCCGGCCACCGAGCTCGACCCGGATGCGGCCGCCGCCTACGGGCGGGTCCTCGCGGAGCGGCATCGCGGCGGGCGCGCTCGCCGCCGTGACCATACCCCACCGCGCTGA
- a CDS encoding WD40 repeat domain-containing protein: MPSPTRARVTAASRNPPPTPPGQPSSSSSSEAPSPSTTAVPAGPPVSAGPPVSALAAEFTEASARDDGAARARAADAVAARVLEAVDREPETAVATARAAVAEYAATPAALQALRTALDASRLRAAHRGFERSVTDAAWSPDGSRLAACSGDGRVYVWPAPAEDTVPPGPGAPGPGAPGTSAPVPGAPRTSAPDPSATGPGAPVTLDVPGEWPRALDWSPDGSRLVCATRDARLTVWDTADWRRVTTLHQPGAEIGQSAPGLAVAAFSPDGRFLVSGGRDRVLQLWDARDFTPAGTLSGHADMLWTAAWSPDSTLLAAAGAAGCVYLWQVGEGHGATAPRVLSTHQESVNALAWDPDGTRLASGSSDRTVALWDARTGGLVHRLQSLDGINCLAWSPDGSRLAAGDFDRNARVWDLNTTDFEERTLWLTGHADTVYAIAWSPDGTRLATASRDRTLAVWDTRAQARVGSGHTESVWQVAWSPDGSRIASASQDGTVGLWRAADLAMADRMPFGECGDLAWSPDGTRIAVGRRDGTAAVHLLDGTVPLLLEGHGDELSAVCWSPDGARIATASRDRTVRIWDADGGHTVRVLTGHADWVTGAAWSPDGRRLATCGTDETVIVWDAVDGRALTTLRGHDDHVLKVDWSPDGRRLATCSRDRTLRVWDVDASGSAACRAVLTGHDDRVQGLAWSPDGGLLASVSRDRTLRLWDPVRGTALAVVGMHSDWVNGLCWSPDGTRIATASRDRTVRLWTPAGTDPELLLRLAAGRELHPPTPEERRAHQLPDRP, from the coding sequence ATGCCGAGCCCCACCAGGGCCAGGGTGACGGCGGCGAGCAGGAACCCCCCGCCCACCCCGCCGGGCCAGCCCAGCTCATCCTCCTCCTCCGAGGCCCCCTCCCCCTCCACCACGGCGGTTCCGGCCGGCCCGCCGGTGTCGGCCGGCCCGCCGGTGTCGGCGCTGGCGGCCGAGTTCACCGAGGCCTCCGCCCGCGACGACGGCGCCGCACGCGCCCGCGCCGCGGACGCGGTGGCCGCGCGGGTCCTGGAGGCCGTCGACCGCGAGCCCGAGACCGCGGTCGCCACCGCCCGGGCCGCGGTGGCCGAGTACGCGGCGACCCCGGCCGCTCTGCAGGCCCTGCGGACCGCGCTCGACGCCTCCCGGCTCCGGGCTGCCCACCGCGGCTTCGAGCGCTCGGTGACCGATGCCGCCTGGTCTCCCGACGGCTCCCGGCTCGCGGCCTGCTCGGGGGACGGCCGGGTGTACGTCTGGCCCGCGCCCGCCGAGGACACCGTCCCACCCGGACCCGGAGCGCCCGGACCCGGAGCGCCCGGAACCTCAGCACCCGTACCCGGAGCGCCCCGAACCTCAGCGCCCGACCCCTCGGCGACCGGCCCCGGAGCACCCGTCACCCTGGACGTCCCCGGCGAGTGGCCCCGCGCGCTGGACTGGTCCCCCGACGGCAGCCGCCTCGTCTGCGCGACCAGGGACGCGCGCCTCACGGTCTGGGACACCGCGGACTGGCGGCGGGTGACCACGCTGCACCAGCCCGGCGCGGAGATCGGGCAGTCCGCCCCCGGACTCGCGGTGGCGGCGTTCTCCCCGGACGGCCGGTTCCTCGTCTCGGGCGGCCGGGACCGGGTCCTCCAGCTGTGGGACGCCCGGGACTTCACACCCGCCGGAACCTTGAGCGGCCATGCGGACATGCTGTGGACAGCGGCCTGGTCCCCGGACTCCACCCTGCTGGCAGCTGCCGGAGCGGCCGGCTGCGTGTACCTCTGGCAGGTGGGCGAGGGCCACGGAGCCACGGCGCCAAGGGTGCTGAGCACTCATCAGGAATCGGTGAACGCGCTCGCCTGGGACCCGGACGGGACCCGGCTGGCCTCCGGCTCCTCGGACCGTACGGTCGCGCTCTGGGACGCGCGCACCGGTGGGCTCGTACACCGGCTGCAAAGCCTGGACGGCATCAACTGCCTGGCCTGGTCCCCGGACGGGAGCCGGCTCGCCGCGGGCGACTTCGACCGCAACGCCCGCGTCTGGGACCTGAACACGACGGACTTCGAGGAGCGGACCCTGTGGCTGACGGGCCACGCGGACACGGTGTACGCCATCGCCTGGTCACCGGACGGGACCCGGCTGGCCACCGCCTCGCGGGACCGCACCCTGGCCGTGTGGGACACCCGCGCGCAGGCCCGGGTGGGGAGCGGGCACACCGAGTCCGTGTGGCAGGTCGCCTGGTCTCCGGACGGCTCGCGGATCGCGAGCGCCTCACAGGACGGCACGGTGGGTCTGTGGCGCGCGGCCGACCTGGCGATGGCGGACCGGATGCCGTTCGGCGAGTGCGGAGACCTTGCCTGGTCACCGGACGGGACGCGGATCGCGGTGGGCCGCCGCGACGGGACGGCGGCCGTCCATCTGCTGGACGGCACCGTGCCGTTGCTCCTCGAAGGGCACGGGGACGAGCTGTCGGCCGTGTGCTGGTCACCGGACGGAGCCAGGATCGCGACCGCCTCGCGCGACCGCACCGTACGGATCTGGGACGCGGACGGCGGGCACACGGTACGGGTGCTGACCGGCCACGCCGACTGGGTGACCGGGGCGGCCTGGTCGCCCGACGGCCGGAGGCTCGCGACCTGCGGCACCGATGAGACGGTGATCGTCTGGGACGCGGTGGACGGCCGCGCGCTGACGACCCTGCGCGGGCACGACGACCACGTCCTGAAGGTCGACTGGTCGCCGGACGGGCGCCGGCTCGCCACCTGTTCGCGCGACCGGACCCTGCGAGTGTGGGACGTGGACGCGTCCGGGTCGGCGGCCTGCCGCGCCGTGCTGACCGGCCACGACGACCGGGTCCAGGGCCTCGCCTGGTCCCCGGACGGGGGGCTGCTCGCGTCGGTGTCCCGGGACCGGACGCTGCGCCTGTGGGATCCCGTGCGCGGCACGGCGCTGGCGGTCGTCGGGATGCACTCCGACTGGGTCAACGGGCTGTGCTGGTCCCCCGACGGGACCCGGATCGCCACGGCCTCGCGCGACCGCACCGTACGCCTGTGGACCCCGGCGGGAACGGATCCCGAGCTGCTGCTGCGGCTGGCGGCGGGCCGGGAGCTGCACCCGCCGACGCCGGAGGAGCGGCGGGCGCACCAGTTGCCGGACCGGCCCTGA
- a CDS encoding condensation domain-containing protein — translation MRQFPLEMHDMAPGRVVEWRLRSTAAQAAAPGGPAADRRASFNQDKHFTVAEESRAADDPTASWIAVTFEVSGPLDEEALTGSLLAFTGRHEVLRCEFRRLAGELACAPIPADELALDTVRVADFDRTEELTGFLVERFKRSIDTLSWPLFTMGAVLREDSATVYLAFDHIVCDGMSMPIVVQEVQSGYEALRRGERLDAAPAPSYLDFAEEQRGRYLSIDAEDERLGYWKEFMARGGGEFFPRFPLELGVEPGRMYSIVNEASPLLDAGEAEVFEKACLAVDGKPFMGVLAAVAVCLREAGGPGVYRGFMPVSERGRAAWTNSVGWFVNTMPIEFDASPGRDFEQVMASVRAGFGEMIGHVDVPFVRAWELLAPREFAARSWPYPVNFFSYIDMRKCPGAERHEDWRPTSHVWSAQANGACSWFQRDADGLHMNSIYSDTPDARRTMDGFLEALRETVREIARHGSFRRPIALTPPRRPVARTPLDVAVFGRRG, via the coding sequence ATGCGGCAGTTTCCTCTGGAGATGCACGACATGGCGCCCGGACGGGTCGTCGAGTGGCGGTTGCGGTCCACGGCGGCACAGGCCGCTGCTCCGGGCGGCCCGGCGGCGGACAGGAGGGCTTCCTTCAACCAGGACAAGCACTTCACCGTCGCCGAGGAGAGCCGTGCGGCCGACGATCCCACCGCGTCGTGGATCGCGGTCACCTTCGAGGTGTCGGGCCCGCTGGACGAGGAGGCCCTGACCGGGTCGCTGCTGGCGTTCACGGGCCGGCACGAGGTGCTGCGCTGCGAGTTCCGGCGGCTGGCGGGCGAGTTGGCGTGCGCGCCGATCCCCGCCGACGAACTGGCCCTGGACACCGTGCGGGTGGCGGACTTCGACCGGACCGAGGAGCTCACCGGCTTCCTCGTCGAGCGGTTCAAGCGCAGCATCGACACCCTGTCCTGGCCCCTGTTCACGATGGGCGCGGTGCTCCGCGAGGACTCGGCCACGGTCTACCTCGCCTTCGACCACATCGTCTGCGACGGCATGTCGATGCCGATCGTGGTCCAGGAGGTGCAGAGCGGCTACGAGGCCCTGCGCCGCGGCGAGCGCCTCGACGCGGCGCCCGCGCCGAGCTATCTCGACTTCGCCGAGGAGCAGCGCGGCCGCTACCTGTCCATCGACGCCGAGGACGAACGCCTCGGCTATTGGAAGGAGTTCATGGCGCGCGGTGGGGGCGAGTTCTTCCCGCGGTTCCCGCTCGAACTGGGTGTGGAGCCGGGCCGCATGTACTCGATCGTCAACGAGGCCTCTCCGCTGCTGGACGCCGGCGAGGCCGAGGTGTTCGAGAAGGCGTGCCTGGCGGTCGACGGCAAGCCGTTCATGGGCGTGCTGGCCGCCGTCGCCGTCTGTCTGCGCGAGGCCGGCGGGCCGGGCGTCTACCGGGGGTTCATGCCGGTGAGCGAGCGCGGCCGCGCCGCGTGGACGAACTCGGTGGGCTGGTTCGTCAACACCATGCCCATCGAGTTCGACGCCTCGCCCGGCCGGGACTTCGAACAGGTCATGGCATCCGTGCGGGCCGGTTTCGGCGAGATGATCGGCCACGTCGACGTGCCCTTCGTGCGGGCCTGGGAGCTGCTGGCGCCCCGCGAGTTCGCCGCCCGCTCGTGGCCGTACCCGGTGAACTTCTTCTCGTACATCGACATGCGCAAGTGCCCGGGTGCCGAGCGCCACGAGGACTGGCGCCCCACCTCCCACGTGTGGTCGGCCCAGGCCAACGGCGCCTGTTCCTGGTTCCAGCGGGACGCGGACGGGCTGCACATGAACTCGATCTACTCGGACACCCCCGATGCCCGCCGGACCATGGACGGGTTCCTGGAGGCGCTGCGCGAGACGGTCCGGGAGATCGCCCGCCACGGCTCCTTCCGCCGGCCCATCGCGCTGACCCCGCCGCGCCGTCCGGTGGCGCGGACCCCGCTGGACGTGGCGGTGTTCGGCCGCCGCGGCTGA
- a CDS encoding ABC transporter ATP-binding protein yields MTQQQEPGTDAAGAPMVVVDDVRRSFGTGPQAVHALRGVSFEVRRGELTALKGRSGSGKTTLLNLVGGLDTPTGGSVALDGTDLAALDEEGRLALRRDRIGFVFQSFGLIPALTAAENVGVPMRLRKIPAKQREERARTLLALVGLADHTEQRPGELSGGQQQRVAVARALANEPDLIIADEPTGQLDSDTGRQIMRLLRAVVRSEGVTALVATHDPALIELADRVVELRDGRIVEAAPEEAGAGAGEAVAEAEPQLKGGPA; encoded by the coding sequence ATGACGCAGCAGCAGGAGCCGGGGACCGACGCCGCGGGGGCGCCGATGGTGGTCGTGGACGACGTGCGACGCAGCTTCGGCACCGGTCCGCAGGCCGTACACGCGCTGCGCGGGGTCTCCTTCGAGGTGCGCCGCGGCGAACTCACCGCACTCAAGGGACGGTCCGGCTCCGGCAAGACCACCCTGCTCAACCTGGTCGGCGGACTCGACACCCCGACCGGCGGCAGCGTCGCCCTCGACGGCACCGACCTGGCCGCCCTCGACGAGGAGGGCAGGCTCGCGCTGCGCCGCGACCGGATCGGCTTCGTCTTCCAGTCCTTCGGCCTGATCCCGGCCCTGACCGCCGCCGAGAACGTCGGCGTCCCCATGCGGTTGCGCAAGATCCCGGCCAAGCAGCGCGAGGAGCGGGCCCGCACCCTGCTCGCCCTCGTCGGCCTCGCGGACCACACCGAGCAGCGGCCCGGCGAACTCTCCGGCGGCCAGCAGCAGCGGGTCGCCGTCGCCCGCGCCCTCGCGAACGAGCCCGACCTGATCATCGCGGACGAACCGACCGGCCAGCTCGACTCGGACACCGGCCGGCAGATCATGCGGCTGCTGCGCGCGGTGGTGCGCAGCGAGGGTGTCACGGCGCTGGTCGCGACCCACGACCCGGCCCTGATAGAGCTCGCGGACCGGGTGGTGGAACTGCGGGACGGGCGCATCGTGGAGGCGGCCCCGGAGGAGGCCGGGGCGGGGGCCGGGGAGGCCGTCGCCGAGGCGGAGCCGCAGCTCAAGGGCGGCCCCGCGTAG
- a CDS encoding ABC transporter ATP-binding protein, translating to MAAAAPRAHGAGTAIACDRLVRIFSTDGVEVQALQGLELTVAQGDLMALVGASGSGKSTLLNILAGLDVPTAGTASVGGYDLLEMSARDRLRYRREAVGFVWQQTARNLLPFLTAAQNVSLPMQLKGGRRGAAKRHAARTGELLEALEIGELAGRRPAELSGGQQQRVAIAVAMANDPSVLLADEPTGELDSETGAAIFEAFRTVNRELGATVVIVTHDPLVAGEVRRTVAMRDGRTSSEVLRRTVTDEHGAESVSEREYVMLDRTGRVQLPQKFLEALGMEHRVAVDLAPDHIELRPDDASATGQDSTAQDSTAQDPTAANGAPEAVAG from the coding sequence CTGGCCGCGGCCGCGCCCCGCGCACACGGAGCGGGAACGGCCATCGCCTGCGACCGTCTGGTGCGGATCTTCAGCACGGACGGTGTCGAGGTGCAGGCCCTTCAGGGTCTGGAACTGACCGTGGCGCAGGGCGATCTGATGGCCCTGGTCGGCGCGTCCGGCAGCGGCAAGTCCACGCTGCTCAACATCCTGGCGGGCCTGGACGTGCCCACGGCCGGCACCGCCAGCGTCGGCGGCTACGACCTGCTGGAGATGTCCGCACGGGACCGGCTGCGCTACCGCCGCGAGGCGGTCGGCTTCGTCTGGCAGCAGACGGCCCGCAATCTGCTCCCCTTCCTGACGGCGGCGCAGAACGTCTCCCTGCCGATGCAGCTCAAGGGCGGCCGGCGCGGCGCCGCCAAACGCCACGCGGCCCGGACCGGGGAGCTCCTCGAAGCCCTGGAGATCGGCGAACTGGCCGGCCGCCGGCCCGCCGAACTGTCCGGCGGCCAGCAGCAGCGGGTGGCCATCGCGGTGGCGATGGCGAACGACCCGTCGGTCCTGCTCGCCGACGAGCCGACCGGCGAGCTGGACTCCGAGACGGGCGCCGCGATCTTCGAGGCCTTCCGCACCGTCAACCGGGAACTGGGCGCCACCGTGGTCATCGTGACCCACGACCCGCTCGTCGCGGGCGAGGTGCGCCGCACGGTGGCCATGCGCGACGGGCGCACGAGCAGCGAGGTGCTGCGCCGCACGGTCACCGACGAGCACGGCGCCGAGTCGGTGAGCGAGCGCGAGTACGTGATGCTCGACCGCACGGGCCGGGTCCAGCTGCCGCAGAAGTTCCTGGAGGCGCTGGGGATGGAGCACCGGGTGGCGGTGGACCTCGCCCCGGACCACATCGAGCTGCGCCCCGACGACGCGTCCGCCACCGGGCAGGACTCCACGGCGCAGGACTCCACCGCGCAGGACCCCACGGCGGCGAACGGCGCGCCGGAGGCGGTCGCGGGCTGA